A section of the Spirosoma pollinicola genome encodes:
- a CDS encoding response regulator produces MPQQFPILLVDDDPLIADVLQRASVSSFPEASFIHVSSFDEAKNYIEHLEGKGPKIVLLDIDLQDKVDGLDFLALLRAHPKGRVLPVVMLSANKTPTLVERAYTYGASSFTTKPFSYADWKQYLANLKTYWYETVTLLDIRHYKEE; encoded by the coding sequence ATGCCGCAGCAATTTCCGATTTTGCTAGTAGACGACGACCCATTAATTGCTGATGTTTTACAACGGGCTTCTGTAAGTAGTTTCCCAGAAGCCTCGTTCATCCATGTGAGCAGTTTTGATGAAGCTAAAAATTACATTGAGCACCTGGAAGGTAAAGGGCCAAAAATAGTTTTGCTGGATATTGATTTGCAGGATAAAGTTGATGGATTAGACTTTCTGGCGCTGCTTCGGGCTCATCCCAAAGGGCGTGTATTACCTGTGGTCATGCTATCGGCAAATAAAACACCCACCCTGGTTGAACGTGCATATACCTACGGAGCCTCTTCGTTTACGACTAAACCGTTTAGCTATGCTGACTGGAAGCAGTATTTAGCTAATTTGAAAACGTACTGGTATGAAACAGTTACGTTATTGGATATCAGGCATTATAAAGAAGAGTAA
- a CDS encoding helix-turn-helix transcriptional regulator, with the protein MNRLDRLTAILIHLQTKRVVRAQELADRFHISLRTVYRDVRSLEEAGVPIGAEAGVGYFLTDYHLPPVMFTTAEASALLLGGKLIEKWADESVRTRFESALYKIKSVLKRTDQEHLDDLDAHIDVAKPVNRTPYSNDLLNDIQQAIARHHVLALQYHSQYNDAETQREVEPVGLYHYRLGWHLIAFCRKRQDYRDFRVDRIRQLTDTGESYSRRNRLTLQEYLDRMGTTDMPTVAVTVVFNKSTARYLQEQKHAYGFQHEDDLGDSVRMHFQTPYAEGLARWLLMYGRSATVEQPDMIRNRVLELVEEIQAHYAEQAVDELP; encoded by the coding sequence ATGAACCGTCTTGACCGCCTGACTGCCATCCTGATTCATCTGCAAACCAAGCGCGTTGTTCGCGCTCAGGAGCTGGCTGACCGATTCCATATCAGCCTACGAACGGTTTATCGCGATGTCCGGTCGCTTGAAGAAGCGGGTGTTCCAATTGGGGCCGAGGCAGGCGTAGGCTATTTTCTTACCGATTACCACCTGCCGCCCGTTATGTTCACAACCGCCGAAGCCAGTGCGTTGTTGCTGGGTGGAAAATTAATCGAAAAATGGGCCGATGAATCGGTACGGACAAGATTTGAGTCGGCCTTGTACAAAATAAAATCCGTTCTCAAACGCACGGATCAGGAGCACCTCGATGATCTTGATGCCCATATCGATGTCGCCAAACCCGTTAACCGAACCCCCTATTCCAACGATCTGCTCAATGATATTCAACAGGCCATTGCCCGGCATCATGTTCTTGCCCTTCAGTATCATTCGCAGTACAACGATGCCGAAACCCAGCGTGAAGTAGAGCCAGTTGGCTTGTATCACTATCGACTGGGCTGGCATCTGATCGCTTTCTGCCGTAAACGCCAGGACTACCGCGATTTCCGCGTTGATCGTATTCGCCAGCTTACCGATACCGGAGAGTCCTATTCGCGTCGAAATCGACTAACCTTACAGGAATACCTGGACAGAATGGGTACTACCGACATGCCAACGGTAGCCGTAACGGTTGTCTTTAATAAAAGTACAGCCCGCTATTTACAGGAGCAAAAACACGCCTACGGTTTCCAGCATGAAGATGATTTAGGTGATTCTGTCCGTATGCATTTTCAAACGCCTTATGCGGAGGGCCTGGCCCGCTGGTTGCTCATGTATGGCCGCTCGGCAACCGTTGAACAACCCGATATGATCCGAAATCGGGTACTGGAACTCGTGGAAGAAATCCAGGCTCATTACGCCGAACAGGCCGTTGACGAGCTGCCCTGA
- a CDS encoding GNAT family N-acetyltransferase, which produces MKNMNETNIKNNTHRHQFELDTDGKLSIVVYQKVDDETLALTHTEVDPSLEGHGVGSKLVEGVLQYIEQHDLKIVPLCPFVSVYLKRHPDWQRVVSTGYNASDF; this is translated from the coding sequence ATGAAGAACATGAACGAAACGAACATCAAAAATAACACGCACCGGCATCAGTTCGAATTAGATACAGACGGTAAATTATCCATCGTTGTTTATCAAAAAGTAGACGATGAAACCCTGGCCCTTACACATACCGAAGTTGATCCCAGCCTCGAAGGACACGGTGTTGGGTCAAAACTGGTTGAGGGTGTATTGCAGTATATTGAGCAGCATGACCTTAAAATTGTACCGCTTTGCCCATTTGTCAGTGTCTATCTGAAACGTCATCCCGACTGGCAGCGGGTCGTGTCAACGGGGTATAATGCCAGCGATTTCTAA
- a CDS encoding polysaccharide deacetylase family protein translates to MPRLLITCSLYFWVSAGVYAQLAGYRVFFGMTNQKPQQVILRQWHQNNRSIYLALNPQTLETTVENIPANQVQIMAWSDIMRHVNQTPYGRALQVEQQRDTHLQDAGIERTDTTERGFSLTIDLCPSSKPLIRSVFEDLIKAFEPEEKPIPITITITGLWMQNHAQDLAYLKSLVKRGDLAITWVNHSFHHRYNPQLSLPINFMLEAGTNLNDEVLLNEQAMLQRGLTPSIFFRFPGLVSDKGVFDRILAFGLLPIGSDAWLAKNQQPKQGSLVLIHANGNEPLGISDFISLIQKKSQFIRNKTWLLYDLPTSVTKEKD, encoded by the coding sequence ATGCCCCGTTTACTGATTACGTGTAGTCTATATTTTTGGGTTAGTGCCGGAGTATATGCCCAGTTAGCGGGTTACCGTGTCTTTTTTGGCATGACGAACCAGAAGCCACAACAGGTTATTCTCCGCCAATGGCATCAAAATAACCGATCCATTTACCTGGCTCTGAACCCGCAAACGCTCGAAACGACAGTAGAAAACATCCCGGCGAATCAGGTACAGATAATGGCGTGGTCGGATATTATGCGGCACGTAAACCAGACGCCCTATGGGCGGGCGTTGCAGGTTGAACAGCAGCGGGATACCCATTTGCAGGATGCCGGTATCGAACGCACCGACACCACCGAGCGGGGTTTCAGCCTGACAATAGACCTTTGCCCGTCAAGTAAGCCATTGATCAGGTCAGTATTTGAGGATTTGATAAAGGCCTTTGAGCCGGAAGAAAAGCCCATTCCGATAACCATCACCATTACGGGTTTGTGGATGCAGAACCACGCCCAGGATCTAGCTTATCTGAAAAGTCTCGTTAAGCGGGGTGATCTTGCTATAACGTGGGTCAACCATTCGTTTCATCACCGCTATAATCCGCAGTTATCGTTGCCCATAAATTTTATGCTCGAAGCCGGTACAAACCTCAACGACGAGGTTTTGCTGAACGAGCAGGCTATGCTTCAACGTGGCCTAACGCCCTCTATTTTCTTCCGGTTTCCGGGTCTGGTTTCTGATAAAGGGGTGTTCGACAGGATTCTTGCCTTTGGGTTGTTACCTATTGGCAGTGATGCCTGGTTAGCCAAAAATCAACAGCCTAAACAGGGAAGTCTGGTGTTGATTCATGCCAATGGCAATGAGCCGCTGGGCATTTCGGATTTCATCAGCCTGATTCAAAAAAAGTCGCAGTTCATTCGCAACAAAACTTGGCTTTTGTATGATCTGCCCACGAGTGTAACAAAGGAAAAGGACTGA
- a CDS encoding potassium channel family protein, which yields MNSTTPPKLTLHQLIMLVMSVYVVIALLIRELVPMNEQSRQLLDQIDTGICFYFLYDFFLRLYQAPNKWEFLRWGWIDLLASIPALDWFRLGQLVRVFRILRMVRSFRSIRDFIHYLFRDRANGTLAVVLLSSVLLMIFGAIAILYVERVPEANIKTPSDALWWAFVTITTVGYGDRFPITTAGRLIAAVLMVAGVGLFGTFTGYVANFFVVDEQEQSDSDMQILIGEVRQLRQKIEDMEKKL from the coding sequence ATGAACTCAACTACCCCGCCAAAACTTACACTACATCAGCTTATTATGCTGGTGATGTCTGTTTATGTTGTCATAGCCTTACTGATTCGGGAATTAGTACCCATGAATGAACAGAGTCGGCAGTTGCTCGACCAGATTGATACGGGCATCTGCTTCTATTTTTTATACGACTTTTTTCTAAGACTTTATCAGGCTCCCAACAAGTGGGAGTTTTTGCGTTGGGGCTGGATTGATCTACTGGCTAGTATTCCCGCTTTAGACTGGTTCAGGCTTGGGCAATTAGTCCGGGTATTTCGAATTTTACGGATGGTTCGGTCGTTTCGATCGATCCGCGACTTTATCCATTATCTCTTCCGTGATAGGGCCAACGGTACGCTGGCAGTTGTTTTGCTCAGTTCTGTACTACTCATGATTTTTGGTGCCATTGCCATTCTCTACGTCGAGCGTGTGCCGGAAGCCAATATCAAAACCCCATCGGATGCACTCTGGTGGGCGTTCGTGACCATCACCACCGTTGGGTATGGGGATCGTTTCCCCATAACAACCGCCGGTCGACTCATTGCTGCCGTATTGATGGTTGCCGGGGTGGGCCTGTTTGGCACATTTACTGGATATGTCGCTAATTTTTTCGTTGTCGATGAACAGGAACAATCAGACAGCGATATGCAAATCCTGATTGGCGAGGTGCGGCAGCTTCGGCAAAAAATTGAAGACATGGAAAAGAAGTTGTAG
- a CDS encoding response regulator transcription factor, whose product MKILLVQSDPDYLDFLYRILAERQYTLEVAADGYTGLAMGLHARFDLIVLDTNLLRMNGLDIIRRLRQENDSTPVLLLSDFGDSADKAKGLYAGADDYMARPCDSDELLARIYALHRRRTGGFNAPSILSIDNLELNVAEKVAYRANQRIKLTAREFQLLEFLIKNAGRVVTKAQILEKVWDNTPISSTNKVEVYINFLRKKIDRDFDQKLIHTAMGVGYLLRSGT is encoded by the coding sequence ATGAAAATTCTTCTTGTTCAAAGCGATCCGGATTATCTCGACTTTCTCTACCGAATACTAGCTGAACGTCAGTATACGCTCGAAGTAGCAGCCGATGGGTATACCGGACTTGCCATGGGCTTACATGCCCGCTTCGATTTAATTGTGCTCGATACGAATTTACTTCGCATGAATGGGCTGGATATCATTCGTCGATTGCGGCAGGAGAACGACTCAACACCCGTTTTACTGCTGTCTGATTTTGGTGATTCGGCCGATAAAGCCAAAGGGCTCTATGCTGGCGCAGACGACTATATGGCCAGACCGTGCGATTCAGACGAGTTGCTGGCCCGTATTTATGCCCTGCATCGCCGACGCACAGGCGGCTTCAACGCGCCCTCGATTCTAAGCATCGATAACCTCGAACTCAATGTTGCCGAAAAAGTAGCTTACCGCGCCAACCAACGCATTAAATTGACCGCGCGTGAATTTCAACTGCTCGAATTTTTAATTAAAAATGCCGGACGGGTTGTTACGAAAGCGCAGATTCTCGAAAAAGTGTGGGATAATACACCGATTAGCAGTACGAACAAAGTAGAGGTTTACATAAACTTTTTACGAAAGAAAATTGACCGTGATTTCGATCAAAAACTGATTCATACAGCTATGGGCGTGGGATATTTACTCCGCTCAGGAACATAG
- a CDS encoding TolC family protein: MNWFRPLQKSILLLLIGWLVTASSLLAQQPTTVPDTIRQSLPQLEQQFVERNFQLLAQRYQLDIADAAITQAGLRPNPNLWFQGNLYNPNTKRVLPFGRPSQADMNAGVYNSGYYAVQLQQVILLAGKRSKLVALAESNKSLTRLAFRDIMRTLHYQLYTTYANLYYDIQALRLFDEELGRQQRLVESYRIALRSGGVAPYEITRLEVAIRDLQANSANYRTQIADDQATLRVLLRQPAGTFILPTELPPLKTTLPALATALDSAQTNRPDIGLSQEQINNAQRNVALEKSRRTPDLTTGVLFEKYGNAYNNFTGFQLAMDLPVRNRNQGAIRSAETTLKSVTGGLENQQVVVQSDVLNAYDKLNTYYEQYNDRPEGYVDRIQNISVEATKAYNARTIGLLDYLDKIRTYQQAQLNNINLMNNLFNTQQLVNFTTNTRFF; encoded by the coding sequence ATGAATTGGTTTCGCCCACTACAAAAATCTATTCTTTTGCTGCTTATAGGGTGGCTTGTTACCGCGTCCTCCTTACTGGCTCAACAACCGACGACGGTACCCGATACGATCCGGCAAAGCCTTCCGCAACTGGAACAACAGTTCGTTGAACGCAACTTTCAGCTACTGGCTCAGCGCTATCAACTAGATATTGCCGATGCCGCCATCACGCAGGCTGGGTTGCGCCCAAATCCTAACCTGTGGTTTCAGGGGAATCTATATAACCCGAATACAAAGAGGGTTTTGCCCTTCGGGCGACCATCACAAGCCGATATGAACGCGGGTGTGTACAATAGCGGCTATTATGCGGTGCAGTTGCAGCAGGTAATTTTGCTGGCTGGTAAGCGGAGTAAACTGGTTGCGCTGGCCGAAAGTAATAAGTCACTGACCCGGCTGGCGTTTCGCGATATTATGCGGACGCTTCATTACCAGCTCTATACTACCTATGCCAACTTGTATTACGATATACAGGCACTTCGGTTGTTTGATGAGGAGCTGGGTCGGCAGCAGCGGCTGGTCGAATCGTACCGAATCGCGCTTCGGTCGGGCGGGGTAGCCCCCTATGAGATTACCCGGCTTGAGGTCGCCATCCGGGATCTGCAGGCCAATAGCGCCAATTACCGAACTCAAATTGCCGACGATCAGGCAACGCTTCGGGTGCTGTTACGCCAGCCTGCCGGAACGTTCATTTTGCCAACCGAATTACCACCGCTGAAAACGACACTCCCGGCCCTGGCAACCGCGCTGGATTCTGCCCAAACCAACCGCCCCGATATTGGGCTTTCGCAGGAACAGATCAATAATGCCCAGCGTAATGTGGCGTTGGAAAAATCCCGACGGACACCCGATTTAACGACGGGCGTGTTATTTGAGAAGTATGGAAATGCCTACAATAATTTCACCGGTTTTCAACTGGCTATGGATTTGCCGGTTCGAAATCGAAATCAAGGCGCTATCCGGTCGGCGGAGACGACGCTGAAAAGCGTGACGGGCGGACTTGAAAACCAGCAGGTTGTTGTGCAGAGTGATGTGTTGAATGCCTACGACAAACTGAACACCTACTATGAGCAGTATAATGATCGGCCAGAGGGGTACGTGGATCGTATCCAGAATATTTCCGTCGAAGCGACCAAAGCCTATAACGCCCGCACCATTGGACTACTGGATTATCTGGACAAAATCAGGACATATCAGCAGGCACAACTGAACAATATCAACCTGATGAATAATCTGTTCAATACCCAGCAGTTAGTAAACTTCACGACCAATACCCGCTTCTTTTAG
- a CDS encoding ThuA domain-containing protein, whose protein sequence is MFLFTKKGVLFILCFLFFFGSISSLYSKPSSFKVIAFYTAKNDKAHISFVHEANRWFAQQAVANNFTYDSTSDWTKLNSEFLSHYQVVLFLDTRPDAPDQRAAFQKYMENGGAWMGFHFAGFALTPSAYPQNWEWYHNEFLGSGSYASNTWRPTSAILRVEDRTHPATKHLPKTFKSAPNEWYRWSYDLRTNPNIKILLSIDSTSFPLGTGPKAHEIWHSGYYPVVWTNKKYRMIYANMGHNDIDYENKTDKELSFTFNNKTQNKLILDSLLWLGSGKK, encoded by the coding sequence ATGTTTCTTTTTACAAAGAAGGGTGTTCTCTTTATACTCTGTTTCCTGTTTTTTTTCGGCTCAATCAGTTCATTGTACAGTAAGCCATCATCATTTAAGGTAATTGCTTTTTACACGGCGAAGAACGACAAAGCGCACATCAGTTTTGTGCATGAAGCCAATAGATGGTTCGCTCAACAGGCAGTAGCGAATAACTTCACTTACGATTCAACAAGCGATTGGACTAAACTCAACAGCGAGTTTTTATCACATTATCAGGTTGTTCTTTTCCTGGATACCCGGCCAGATGCACCCGACCAACGCGCAGCTTTCCAGAAATACATGGAAAATGGAGGTGCCTGGATGGGGTTTCACTTTGCCGGATTCGCTCTTACACCGTCTGCATATCCTCAAAATTGGGAATGGTATCACAACGAGTTTTTAGGTTCCGGCTCATATGCCAGCAATACCTGGCGACCAACGTCGGCAATTCTACGTGTCGAAGATCGAACACATCCGGCTACGAAGCATCTACCCAAAACGTTTAAATCGGCCCCGAATGAGTGGTATCGCTGGAGCTACGATTTGCGGACTAACCCAAACATAAAAATTCTATTGTCAATTGACTCAACAAGCTTTCCGCTTGGCACGGGACCTAAAGCGCACGAAATATGGCATAGTGGCTATTATCCCGTTGTCTGGACTAATAAAAAGTATAGAATGATTTATGCCAACATGGGGCATAATGACATTGATTACGAGAACAAAACCGATAAAGAGCTGTCGTTTACTTTCAACAACAAAACGCAGAATAAACTCATCCTCGATAGTCTTTTGTGGTTAGGAAGCGGCAAGAAGTAG
- a CDS encoding sterol desaturase family protein: protein MRDLIQYAIPGFILLLVAEVIVTAIQHKDYYDTKDTVSSLSMGIGNVIVGFVGKAIVFGALSLVYQFRLFTIDMTQWWAWAILFFADDFSYYWFHRISHSSRYFWASHVVHHSSMKYNLGTALRQTWTGNISGGFIFWLWLPLIGFSPVAVMTMQSISLLYQFWIHTEHINKFPAPIEYIFNTPSHHRVHHGSDLAYLDTNHAGILIIWDRMFGTFTLEKERPTYGLTTNINSHNPVRIAFHEWVSIGQDIRRAPSVRAALGYIFGPPGWSHDGSRKTTKQLREKQDTVVEPV, encoded by the coding sequence ATGCGTGATCTAATTCAATATGCCATTCCCGGTTTTATCCTTCTGCTGGTTGCCGAAGTGATCGTGACCGCCATCCAACACAAAGATTATTACGATACCAAAGACACGGTGAGCAGCCTGAGTATGGGTATCGGCAATGTCATTGTCGGATTTGTGGGCAAGGCTATTGTATTCGGTGCACTTTCACTTGTCTATCAATTCAGGCTGTTCACGATTGATATGACGCAGTGGTGGGCTTGGGCGATCCTGTTTTTTGCCGACGACTTCAGCTACTACTGGTTTCACCGGATTAGCCACAGCAGCCGGTATTTCTGGGCCTCGCATGTTGTCCATCACTCCTCCATGAAGTATAATCTGGGCACGGCACTTCGCCAGACCTGGACGGGCAACATTTCGGGTGGTTTCATATTCTGGCTTTGGTTACCACTTATCGGATTTTCGCCGGTGGCGGTTATGACCATGCAGTCAATCAGCTTGTTATATCAGTTCTGGATTCATACCGAACACATCAATAAGTTTCCTGCGCCTATCGAATACATTTTCAACACCCCATCCCATCACAGGGTGCATCATGGCTCCGACCTTGCTTATTTAGATACCAACCATGCCGGTATCCTTATCATTTGGGACCGAATGTTCGGCACGTTTACACTGGAAAAAGAGCGGCCTACCTACGGGCTCACGACCAATATCAATTCACACAATCCCGTACGCATTGCCTTTCACGAATGGGTTTCAATTGGGCAGGACATTCGTCGCGCCCCATCAGTGCGAGCAGCATTAGGCTATATATTTGGCCCGCCGGGCTGGAGTCACGATGGTTCCCGGAAAACCACCAAGCAACTACGGGAAAAACAGGATACCGTTGTAGAGCCTGTTTGA
- the rho gene encoding transcription termination factor Rho, whose translation MLKKEELDMKLLSELHPIAEQFGIRNISKFTKEKLVYEIIKQESERPGPAPEEAAPAEEAPRRGKRTKAVPAPVTDEAQAQAADSVASQPVEPVESAPSTPTYTETEAPEAAKPVQRARRGREVVAQPTTATEPAVVADSSPVAPVAESTTPVAEPIAEPVSNENAPVETASETPQTDSQAPRLPRENRERTPNPNQRNSPFGQPVRNRNDGDGNSTPNDRNFRTNNPRNDRNGRPDLNQQRNPRPDGTSQGPRDQRPRFDANRDRTEGSRDSNQRRDQRPRTQRVVTDETGLNYGGQADEEFMTPTVVTEDNAANMRTTGQPATADSATTVEPSETSTETQEGQQQQPQSESGQPEQPAQPPQTQASREAQEYQNRIRRQYNQHIREFDGIIDNEGVLEIMQDGGYGFLRSADYNYLASPDDIYVSPSQIKLFGLKTGDTVRGAIRPPKEGEKYFALLRVSTVNGKTTEEIRDRIPFEYLTPLFPEEQLHLSNRPDNYSSRVLDLFAPIGKGQRGMIVAQPKTGKTVLLKEIANAITKNHPEVYLIVLLIDERPEEVTDMARSVNAEVISSTFDEQADRHVKVSSMVLEKAKRMVECGHDVVILLDSITRLARAYNTVVPSSGKILSGGVDANALHRPKRFFGAARNVENGGSLTIIATALIDTGSKMDEVIFEEFKGTGNMELQLDRKLANKRVYPAIDVMASGTRREDLLLDKETLQRVWILRKHMADMNPMESMDFLLGHMKGTRSNEEFLISMNR comes from the coding sequence ATGTTAAAGAAAGAAGAATTAGACATGAAGCTTCTCTCGGAGCTTCACCCCATTGCCGAGCAATTTGGCATTCGTAATATCAGCAAATTCACGAAAGAAAAACTCGTTTACGAAATCATAAAACAGGAATCCGAACGCCCAGGTCCGGCTCCCGAAGAGGCCGCTCCTGCTGAGGAAGCCCCCCGACGTGGTAAACGCACTAAAGCGGTTCCTGCACCAGTTACGGATGAGGCCCAAGCTCAGGCAGCCGATAGCGTAGCCAGCCAGCCTGTTGAGCCTGTTGAGAGTGCCCCTAGTACCCCTACATATACCGAAACCGAAGCACCAGAAGCGGCCAAGCCGGTTCAGCGTGCCCGCCGTGGTCGGGAGGTGGTCGCTCAACCGACTACTGCTACTGAACCAGCCGTTGTTGCCGATAGCAGCCCGGTTGCGCCAGTAGCCGAAAGCACTACACCTGTCGCCGAACCGATAGCCGAGCCCGTAAGTAACGAAAATGCGCCCGTTGAGACTGCTAGTGAAACACCACAAACGGATTCGCAGGCCCCGCGTCTGCCCCGCGAAAACCGCGAACGTACACCAAATCCAAATCAGCGTAATAGCCCGTTTGGACAACCTGTTCGGAACCGCAACGATGGTGATGGTAACTCAACACCAAACGATCGTAACTTCCGAACCAATAATCCGCGTAATGATCGAAACGGTCGTCCGGATTTAAATCAGCAACGAAATCCACGTCCAGACGGAACTTCACAGGGACCACGCGATCAACGTCCCCGTTTTGACGCCAATCGCGACCGTACTGAGGGATCGCGTGATTCTAACCAACGACGTGACCAACGGCCTCGTACACAACGGGTTGTTACCGATGAAACGGGCTTGAACTACGGTGGTCAGGCCGACGAGGAATTCATGACGCCAACCGTTGTAACGGAAGACAACGCGGCCAACATGCGAACGACGGGCCAGCCTGCAACGGCAGATTCGGCTACGACAGTCGAACCATCGGAGACATCTACCGAAACGCAGGAAGGCCAGCAGCAGCAACCCCAGTCGGAATCCGGCCAACCTGAACAACCGGCGCAACCACCACAGACACAGGCATCGCGTGAAGCGCAGGAGTACCAGAATCGTATTCGCCGTCAGTATAACCAACACATCCGCGAGTTCGATGGCATCATCGACAATGAAGGTGTTCTGGAAATTATGCAGGATGGTGGGTATGGCTTCCTGCGCTCAGCCGACTATAACTACTTAGCCAGCCCCGACGATATTTATGTGTCGCCTTCGCAGATTAAATTATTTGGTCTGAAAACCGGCGATACGGTACGCGGTGCTATTCGTCCACCCAAAGAAGGCGAGAAATACTTCGCCTTGCTGCGGGTTTCGACGGTTAACGGTAAAACAACGGAAGAAATACGGGATCGGATTCCATTTGAATACCTCACTCCTCTTTTCCCGGAAGAACAACTTCATTTGAGCAACCGTCCCGACAACTATTCGTCGCGGGTACTGGACTTGTTTGCCCCTATTGGTAAAGGCCAGCGTGGCATGATCGTCGCCCAGCCCAAAACGGGTAAAACGGTACTGCTTAAGGAAATTGCCAACGCTATTACCAAGAACCACCCGGAGGTGTATCTGATTGTGTTGCTGATCGACGAACGCCCTGAAGAGGTAACAGATATGGCCCGCAGTGTGAACGCTGAGGTCATTTCGTCAACGTTTGATGAACAGGCAGATCGTCACGTAAAAGTGTCGAGTATGGTGCTCGAAAAAGCGAAACGAATGGTCGAATGCGGACACGATGTCGTAATTCTGCTGGATTCAATTACGCGTTTGGCTCGGGCTTACAACACGGTTGTTCCTTCATCAGGTAAGATTCTGTCGGGTGGTGTGGATGCGAATGCCCTGCACCGGCCGAAGCGTTTCTTCGGTGCGGCCCGTAATGTAGAAAACGGCGGTTCGTTAACAATCATCGCTACGGCGCTGATTGATACCGGTTCCAAAATGGACGAGGTTATCTTCGAAGAATTCAAAGGTACGGGTAACATGGAACTTCAGCTCGACCGCAAACTGGCCAACAAACGTGTGTATCCGGCTATTGACGTTATGGCCTCCGGTACGCGTCGGGAAGATTTGTTGTTAGACAAAGAAACCCTGCAACGTGTCTGGATTCTGCGGAAACACATGGCCGACATGAATCCTATGGAAAGCATGGACTTCCTGCTTGGGCACATGAAAGGAACCCGGAGCAATGAGGAGTTTCTGATCTCAATGAACCGATAG
- a CDS encoding type III pantothenate kinase has product MRENSYPANPAPVMNLVIDWGNSSLKTGWFLGSELVEVGKYESPQSLLTDFARRQPAQVLISSTSRPGSDIREELAEVSANFLVLDGQTPVPIRKAYDTPATLGADRVAAAVGATTLFPDQDCLILDLGTCLTADLVDRETVFQGGLISPGVRMRFRAMHEQTARLPLIANFADLEQDWPVLTAKNTKQAMLSGVLNGLAFEMNGIIENYRRERPGIVVLLCGGDASSFESRLKPPIFVVPELVLIGLNRILSYNVENLQANTPDVNA; this is encoded by the coding sequence ATGAGAGAAAATAGTTACCCTGCCAATCCTGCACCGGTAATGAACCTGGTTATTGATTGGGGAAATTCAAGCTTAAAAACGGGTTGGTTTTTAGGTTCGGAACTTGTTGAAGTGGGTAAGTATGAGTCGCCCCAGTCGTTACTAACTGATTTTGCCCGTCGACAACCAGCGCAGGTATTGATTTCCTCTACGAGCCGTCCGGGTAGTGATATTCGGGAAGAGTTAGCAGAGGTAAGTGCCAATTTCTTGGTGCTGGATGGTCAAACGCCTGTACCCATACGTAAGGCATACGATACGCCCGCTACACTTGGTGCCGACAGGGTGGCGGCTGCGGTAGGTGCTACAACGCTTTTTCCGGATCAGGATTGTCTGATTCTCGATCTGGGTACTTGCCTGACCGCCGACCTTGTTGATCGGGAGACCGTATTTCAGGGAGGTCTGATCTCACCGGGAGTACGGATGCGGTTTCGGGCTATGCATGAGCAAACAGCCCGGCTGCCGTTGATTGCGAATTTTGCCGATCTGGAGCAAGACTGGCCTGTACTTACGGCTAAGAATACAAAACAGGCAATGCTGAGTGGTGTGCTGAATGGATTGGCATTTGAAATGAATGGCATTATCGAAAACTATCGCCGGGAACGGCCCGGGATCGTGGTATTGCTATGCGGGGGTGATGCATCTTCCTTTGAAAGTCGTCTTAAACCCCCGATATTTGTGGTTCCTGAATTAGTGCTGATTGGACTGAATCGAATTTTAAGCTATAATGTTGAGAATTTACAAGCGAATACGCCAGACGTTAACGCATAG